A section of the Phaseolus vulgaris cultivar G19833 chromosome 8, P. vulgaris v2.0, whole genome shotgun sequence genome encodes:
- the LOC137824056 gene encoding uncharacterized protein: MAAATAKLLLPLSFLLLLPSFLPNAAAYRPGDIVPMSRMGQYHSSRTVWHDLIGRHCPIFAVNREVLMPIPKPTGFTGADAYKISFQVGREKFLIPWLIVVNRKSTEVPMIEVGLRYSGSDLHGVTAKVVDMPHHYVEIHPEIRKQFWDPEHWPKHVLVRYTWKEHSEIDVTSGFFVLFGSGLMLSFILSIYVLQSSRDKLERFVRETVVESNMPGEVVAKVE, translated from the exons ATGGCTGCAGCTACCGCAAAACTGCTTCTACCACTGTCGTTTTTGCTTCTTCTGCCGTCGTTTCTTCCGAATGCTGCTGCTTACAGACCCGGCGACATCGTTCCCATGAGCCGCATGGGTCAATACCATTCC TCGCGAACTGTGTGGCACGACCTCATTGGCCGCCACTGCCCCATCTTCGCTGTGAATCGCGAG GTGTTGATGCCAATACCCAAACCCACGGGTTTCACTGGTGCTGATGCTTATAAAAT ATCATTTCAAGTTGGGAGGGAAAAGTTTTTAATCCCATGGCTTATCGTTGTTAATCGTAAAAGTACAGAGGTTCCAATGATTGAAGTTGGTCTG AGGTATTCAGGAAGTGATTTGCATGGTGTCACAGCTAAAGTTGTGGATATGCCTCATCACT ATGTTGAAATTCACCCTGAGATTCGTAAACAATTCTGGGACCCTGAGCATTGGCCAAAGCATGTACTTGTCCGATATACATG GAAGGAGCACTCAGAGATAGATGTCACTTCAGgattttttgttctgtttggttCAG GGCTTATGTTGTCATTCATCCTTTCAATCTACGTATTGCAATCATCACGTGACAAACTGGAAAG ATTTGTAAGGGAAACGGTTGTAGAAAGCAACATGCCTGGGGAAGTGGTAGCAAAGGTTGAATGA